A single window of Diachasmimorpha longicaudata isolate KC_UGA_2023 chromosome 12, iyDiaLong2, whole genome shotgun sequence DNA harbors:
- the LOC135167947 gene encoding uncharacterized protein LOC135167947 isoform X1 codes for MSVQSHPFTSTEEIINFETGDTAVILSGYVDKIDGMKTVSNGKKTLLKFVMNNGDGARIRVLMWDNVAKVNSPKISHYQKMYITMGCITPVNTAYHGNEDVVDVEFNVQAASTIKYLGSLDGAGIIVPENYPEVAMETLLRHQNAPVSVTGFIKSPFVEVVHFSASYGGGCIVNGKHRLAVQIAIFKETKEIKVGTCVKLMGKLKSRVLKTNKAYPEYYFEVPDMSHVVLIEGKTATEEEMSKAIISATSKRYSTGDLPEPKRFSNGQGVEEIQRAMSIEKND; via the exons ATGTCAGTGCAAAGTCATCCATTTACCTCTACTGaggaaattatcaattttgagACGGGAGACACAGCTGt GATACTCTCAGGTTACGTCGATAAGATTGATGGGATGAAAACTGTcagcaatggaaaaaaaactttgcTAAAGTTCGTAATGAACAATGGGGATGGAGCGAGGATTCGTGTACTGATGTGGGACAATGTCGCCAAGGTCAACTCACCGAAAATTTCTCATTACCAG AAAATGTATATCACTATGGGTTGCATTACTCCTGTCAATACTGCTTATCATGGGAACGAAGACGTTGTTGATGTGGAGTTCAACGTTCAGGCAGCGAGCACCATAAAATATCTGGGAAGTCTCGATGGAGCTGGAATAATTGTCCCAGAAAATTACCCTGAAGTTGCCATGGAAACTCTACTTCGTCACCAAAACGCTCCAGTGTCAGTTACTGGATTCATCAAGAGTCCATTCGTTGAAGTTGTTCATTTCTCAGCTTCGTACGGTGGAGGCTGCATTGTCAATGGCAAACACAGACTCGCTGTCCAAATTGCGATTTTCAAGGAGACGAAAGAGATTAAGGTTGGAACGTGTGTCAAGCTCATGGGGAAACTGAAGTCCAGGGTCTTGAAGACAAACAAGGCATATCCCGAGTACTACTTCGAAGTTCCAGACATGAGTCATGTCGTTTTGATCGAGGGTAAAACGGCTACGGAGGAAGAAATGTCAAAAGCGATCATCTCAGCGACCTCTAAACGCTACTCGACTGGAGATTTACCGGAACCAAAACGTTTCTCGAACGGTCAGGGTGTAGAAGAAATTCAGAGAGCGATGTCAATTGAGAAGAATGACTAG
- the LOC135167947 gene encoding uncharacterized protein LOC135167947 isoform X2 translates to MKTVSNGKKTLLKFVMNNGDGARIRVLMWDNVAKVNSPKISHYQKMYITMGCITPVNTAYHGNEDVVDVEFNVQAASTIKYLGSLDGAGIIVPENYPEVAMETLLRHQNAPVSVTGFIKSPFVEVVHFSASYGGGCIVNGKHRLAVQIAIFKETKEIKVGTCVKLMGKLKSRVLKTNKAYPEYYFEVPDMSHVVLIEGKTATEEEMSKAIISATSKRYSTGDLPEPKRFSNGQGVEEIQRAMSIEKND, encoded by the exons ATGAAAACTGTcagcaatggaaaaaaaactttgcTAAAGTTCGTAATGAACAATGGGGATGGAGCGAGGATTCGTGTACTGATGTGGGACAATGTCGCCAAGGTCAACTCACCGAAAATTTCTCATTACCAG AAAATGTATATCACTATGGGTTGCATTACTCCTGTCAATACTGCTTATCATGGGAACGAAGACGTTGTTGATGTGGAGTTCAACGTTCAGGCAGCGAGCACCATAAAATATCTGGGAAGTCTCGATGGAGCTGGAATAATTGTCCCAGAAAATTACCCTGAAGTTGCCATGGAAACTCTACTTCGTCACCAAAACGCTCCAGTGTCAGTTACTGGATTCATCAAGAGTCCATTCGTTGAAGTTGTTCATTTCTCAGCTTCGTACGGTGGAGGCTGCATTGTCAATGGCAAACACAGACTCGCTGTCCAAATTGCGATTTTCAAGGAGACGAAAGAGATTAAGGTTGGAACGTGTGTCAAGCTCATGGGGAAACTGAAGTCCAGGGTCTTGAAGACAAACAAGGCATATCCCGAGTACTACTTCGAAGTTCCAGACATGAGTCATGTCGTTTTGATCGAGGGTAAAACGGCTACGGAGGAAGAAATGTCAAAAGCGATCATCTCAGCGACCTCTAAACGCTACTCGACTGGAGATTTACCGGAACCAAAACGTTTCTCGAACGGTCAGGGTGTAGAAGAAATTCAGAGAGCGATGTCAATTGAGAAGAATGACTAG
- the LOC135168148 gene encoding uncharacterized protein LOC135168148 — MPRRKIQRTPEEEAELKKVRREKNTAQQKLRRQKRRVDQMANLRGHRIDLNIPIQHSVKQPTIKDSVVCSEWIPLQAKRMSTVSGIVNTNIGNTGPRLERSERSIAEHYIGPMDMICCHCNAKHFAFERTSGKKDSFQSCCGHGAVRLESLPEPPGILRELFDGKHEKSNHFLQRIRSYNNSFAFASFNANLVNFDERRPGPYCFKINGQIYYQINTSLYPSESECPSYGQLFIVDQNEATDVRCNQMSTLDAELVGEIDSALRECNDFARSYQMMHEELLQSRLNSRESGVEPEMQLLFSLKPGMDRGRYNLQKINEVAAIFTTTADGEIPESYVSIRVKATKELTYISTMDPNVEPWIYPLFYPNGTRGWHDKMPLTNRSGRVTRNAYTKYRMADRDDNVILKGGRLFQQWIVDSYVKVERDRLTFDRNNQEKLRSDTYQGLRDHLQRRANESHGRVGKMVILPSSFVGSPRNMMQHYQDAMSIVRKFGKPDLFITMTCNPNWREIQENLLPAQTPSDRPDLVSRVFHRKKDELMKKTIIKDKLFGEVLAYVYVVEYQKRGLPHVHILLTLKQNHKITTPDVVDKYISAEIPNPDEDPTLHQIVMKNMIHGPCGSWCKNEKGKCTKHFPKDFQAETTLDENGYPTYRRRNTGVYNRGNGQTIDNKFVVPYNPTLLKLYNCHINVEVVSSIQSVKYLYKYVYKGHDAAAVEITDPGYGENVIDHDEIRNFVEARYVSPVEASDRILSHILQEKSHSIVRLPVHLPNQQTLTISDVADDEAIRSALQKETMLMDYFTLNQRDPEARKFTYSEIPSHYVFKKNRDSGISRWEKRKAQFNVIGRMYSVAPTQIELFHLRLLLIKSNGAISFEDLRTVNGHLYDTYLSTCLALGLIADDTEWERAMTDGEIWMMPRQLRRLYARILIYCQPNQPEELWLKFKDAMSQDFQRDADVQTAERRAYAEINTFLTQEGSDLSRFPTMPTMEEVPNNITESIDAGMLQQHTEIGLDQYRRLNVKQKEIVDKIFDVVSSEVNNSSNTCFYIDGPGGSGKTFIYTTIYHILTGRGKQICTMAFTGIAAILLPHGRTVHKTFGMPVPLFSHSVSNIKNQSQNADYLRGVDVFIWDEAPMAPRYALELVDRTLRDFTNVNLPFGGKIMILGGDFRQLLPVKTHATRSEMVNLSIKFSVLWKHFSIFALTENMRTLPGEIEFSRYLLSVGDGCSTDASNNLLAPEQCIAPRTADIVVSTCKELIEKRKFDEFANVAILSARNIDVEEINNRVVEHFDKTTEKIYTSIDSVKNCDNGDISDAILPEYLNSLSPPGFPPHELKLRHNCIVMLIRNLSINEGLCNGTRLQILELANNLLRCRILTGDKAGEIVFIHRIILYCEDVYPFTFQRRQFPIKLAFAMTINKSQGQTFNRIGLDLRKDVFNHGIRYESCDHTFKYLDSHLHLVKILQYIKTQYFHHSFLSAFRNDCLDYGGSIYTNVELHVINSVSVPSTFRNVH; from the exons ATGCCCAGAAGAAAGATCCAACGAACACCAGAAGAAGAAGCAGAATTGAAAAAGGTAAGGCGTGAAAAGAATACAGCCCAGCAGAAATTACGTCGACAAAAACGTCGAGTTGATCAGATGGCTAACCTTCGGGGTCATAGAATTGACCTAAATATTCCCATACAACATTCAGTCAAACAGCCAACCATTAAAGATTCGGTAGTTTGTTCAGAATGGATTCCCTTACAAGCAAAACGCATGTCAACGGTGTCAGGAATCGTTAATACAAATATTGGAAATACAGGTCCCAGGCTAGAAAGAAGTGAAAGAAGTATTGCTGAACACTATATAGGACCCATGGACATGATTTGTTGTCATTGCAACGCGAAGCATTTTGCATTTGAGCGAACGTCAGGTAAGAAAGATTCATTCCAGAGTTGTTGTGGTCACGGAGCGGTGAGATTAGAATCTTTACCTGAACCACCAGGAATATTGCGTGAATTATTCGACGGCaagcatgaaaaatccaatcaTTTTCTTCAGCGTATACGTAGTTATAATAATTCTTTTGCATTCGCTTCGTTCAATGCAAATTTGGTGAATTTTGATGAAAGACGCCCTGGaccatattgttttaaaattaacGGCCAAATTTATTACCAGATTAATACGAGTTTGTACCCTTCTGAAAGTGAATGTCCTTCATATGGTCAGCTCTTCATAGTTGATCAAAATGAAGCAACTGATGTTCGATGCAATCAAATGTCAACGTTGGATGCAGAATTGGTAGGTGAAATCGATAGCGCACTTCGGGAATGCAATGACTTTGCACGATCATATCAAATGATGCACGAGGAACTATTGCAATCGAGACTAAATTCTAGAGAATCAGGAGTGGAACCTGAGATGCAACTATTGTTTTCTTTGAAACCAGGCATGGATCGTGGACGATATAATCTCCAGAAGATTAATGAAGTCGCAGCGATATTCACTACTACTGCGGACGGCGAAATCCCAGAGTCTTACGTTTCAATCCGTGTCAAAGCTACGAAAGAACTCACGTATATCAGCACCATGGATCCCAATGTTGAACCGTGGATTTATCCACTGTTCTATCCCAACGGAACTCGAGGATGGCACGACAAAATGCCATTGACGAACAGGTCTGGACGAGTTACTCGCAATGCTTATACAAAGTACAGAATGGCTGACAGAGACGACAATGTGATTCTCAAAGGCGGCAGATTATTCCAACAATGGATTGTTGACAGCTACGTCAAAGTTGAGAGAGACCGTTTGACATTTGATAGAAATAATCAAGAAAAGCTACGTTCTGACACGTATCAAGGTTTAAGAGATCATTTACAAAGAAGAGCAAATGAATCTCATGGTCGAGTTGGAAAAATGGTCATTCTTCCTTCATCATTTGTGGGTTCTCCACGCAACATGATGCAGCACTATCAAGATGCCATGTCAATTGTAAGGAAATTCGGTAAACCGGATCTCTTCATTACGATGACGTGCAATCCAAACTGGCGTgaaatacaagaaaatttattacccgCTCAAACACCATCTGATCGACCTGATTTAGTTTCACGTGTTTTTCACAGGAAAAAAGAtgagttgatgaaaaaaaccaTCATAAAAGATAAATTGTTCGGCGAAGTGCTTGCATACGTGTATGTCGTTGAATATCAGAAACGAGGTTTACCTCATGTGCACATATTATTAACGTTGAAACAGAATCACAAAATAACTACTCCAGATGTagttgataaatatatttctgCAGAAATTCCAAATCCAGACGAAGATCCCACGTTACATCAAATCGTAATGAAGAACATGATTCACGGTCCATGTGGCAGTTGgtgtaaaaacgaaaaaggtaAGTGTACGAAACATTTCCCCAAAGATTTTCAAGCCGAAACTACCCTAGATGAAAACGGTTATCCTACGTATCGTCGCAGAAACACTGGTGTTTATAACCGTGGAAATGGACAAACAATTGACAATAAATTTGTAGTTCCCTATAATCCCACACTATTGAAATTATACAATTGTCATATCAACGTTGAAGTCGTTTCATCTATCCAATCGGTAAAGTATCTATATAAATATGTTTACAAAGGCCATGATGCGGCGGCCGTTGAGATTACCGATCCTGGTTATGGTGAAAATGTGATCGATCATGATGAAATTCGTAATTTCGTGGAGGCTCGATATGTCAGCCCAGTCGAAGCCAGTGATCGTATATTAAGTCATATATTACAAGAAAAAAGTCATTCAATCGTGAGATTACCTGTGCATCTACCTAATCAACAGACTCTAACCATTTCCGATGTAGCCGATGATGAAGCTATAAGGTCTGCATTGCAAAAAGAAACAATGTTGATGGATTATTTCACTCTAAATCAACGAGATCCCGAAGCTAGGAAGTTCACTTATTCAGAAATTCCGTCCCATTacgttttcaagaaaaatcgaGATTCAGGGATCTCAAGATGGGAGAAACGGAAAGCTCAATTCAATGTTATCGGACGAATGTATTCGGTAGCTCCCACTCAAATTGAATTGTTTCATCTGcgattattattgataaaaagcAACGGAGCAATTAGTTTTGAGGATTTGAGAACTGTTAATGGACATCTGTATGATACGTATCTCAGTACCTGTCTAGCATTAGGACTTATCGCAGATGATACAGAATGGGAACGAGCAATGACAGATGGCGAAATATGGATGATGCCTCGACAACTCCGTCGTCTGTACGCTCGAATTTTGATATATTGTCAGCCAAACCAACCAGAAGAATTATGGTTGAAATTCAAAGATGCCATGTCTCAAGATTTTCAACGAGATGCCGATGTTCAAACAGCTGAAAGAAGAGCGTATGCTGAAATCAATACATTTCTCACTCAAGAAGGTTCAGACTTGAGTCGTTTTCCTACCATGCCTACGATGGAAGAGGTGCCAAATAATATTACCGAGTCCATAGATGCAGGAATGCTCCAACAGCATACAGAAATTGGTCTTGATCAATATCGAAGATTGAACGTCAAGCAGAAGGAAATTGTGgataaaattttcgatgtagTTTCTTCGGAGGTAAATAATTCGTCAAATACATGTTTTTACATTGATGGTCCCGGTGGTTCAggtaaaacatttatttacaccaCAATCTATCATATACTGACAGGAAGAGGAAAACAAATTTGCACAATGGCGTTTACAGGTATTGCGGCAATATTACTACCGCATGGGAGAACTGTGCATAAAACTTTTGGTATGCCGGTTCCTCTTTTCTCCCATTCTGTTTCAAACATTAAGAATCAGTCTCAAAACGCTGATTATCTACGAGGAGTTGATGTTTTCATCTGGGATGAAGCTCCAATGGCACCGAGATACGCTTTGGAATTGGTCGATCGAACACTTCGTGACTTTACGAATGTGAACCTGCCATTcggaggaaaaattatgattttgggCGGTGATTTCAGGCAGTTATTACCAGTGAAAACTCACGCTACTCGCTCTGAGATGGTCAATTTATCGATCAAATTCAGTGTGTTGTGGAaacatttttccatatttGCACTGACTGAAAATATGCGTACTCTCCCAGGAGAAATTGAGTTCTCCAGATATCTTCTTTCTGTAGGTGATGGATGTTCAACTGATGCCAGCAATAATTTGTTAGCACCAGAACAGTGTATAGCTCCACGAACAGCTGATATAGTTGTATCAACATGCAAAGAACTCATAGAGAAGAGAAAATTCGATGAATTTGCAAATGTCGCAATACTCTCTGCACGAAACATTGATGTTGAAGAAATAAACAATCGAGTTGTAGAACACTTCGATAAAACAACGGAAAAGATTTATACCAGCATAGACAGTGTGAAAAACTGTGACAATGGAGATATTTCAGATGCAATACTCCCAGAGTATTTGAATTCATTAAGTCCACCAGGTTTCCCGCCGCATGAGTTGAAACTTAGACACAACTGTATCGTTATGCTCATTCGAAATCTTAGTATCAATGAAGGATTGTGTAACGGTACACGGCTACAAATTTTAGAACTCGCAAATAATCTCCTACGATGTCGAATTCTCACGGGCGACAAGGCCGGAGAGATCGTTTTCATTCATCGCATCATTCTCTATTGTGAGGACGTCTACCCTTTTACATTCCAACGTCGACAGTTTCCTATCAAACTGGCATTCGCGATGACAATCAACAAAAGTCAAGGACAAACATTCAATAGAATTGGACTCGATCTTCGAAAAGATGTCTTCAATCATGG AATTAGATATGAGAGTTGCGATCATACCTTTAAGTACTTGGACAGTCACTTACACTTAgttaaaattttgcaatatataaaaactcaatattttcatcatagTTTCCTGAGCGCATTCCGAAACGATTGCCTAGATTATGGAGGTTCTATCTACACCAATGTTGAGTTACACGTTATTAATTCAGTTTCG GTCCCCAGTACATTTCGAAATGTTCATTAA